The window TGATGACGGCCTCGCCGTCGCCAGCTTCGTTGAAATGAACCTGGAAGTCTTCAAATCCCTTCTCGTTGATCTTGGCAAACCTGCTGGTTGTAGATTCCGTATATTGATTCATTTGCATCTCTCCCCCTGTTAAATATATAAAACGCTCAGCGCCAAGGGGCATTATGCGGAGGCAATAGAGCGATCCTTAGCCATGGTGATGGCGGTATCCTCGATCATGTCCTCCTGCCCGCCGACCATACCGCGGCGGCCCAGCTCGACCAGAATGTCGCGGGCCGGCACGCCGTACTTGGCGGATGCCCGCTTGGCAAAGAGCAGGAAGGAGCCATAGACCCCGGCATAACCCAGGGTCAGCGCATCACGGTCGATGCGGATCGGGAAGTCCATCATTGGCACCACGAGGTCTTCGGCAACGTCGGTGATCTTGGCGACATCGACACCGGTTTCGATGCCCATCAGGCTGCACACGGCGATCAGGACTTCCATCGGCGTATTACCGGCACCGGCACCGAGGCCGGCCGCAGCAGCATCGATGCGGTTGGCGCCGACTTCAATGGCGGCGATGGAGTTGGCGACGCCCATGGCCAGGTTGTGGTGGCCGTGGAAGCCGAGTTCGGTTTCCGGCTTGAGGGCAGCGCGCACAGCACCGAGACGTTCCTTGACGCCTTCCGGAAGCAGATGACCGGCCGAGTCGGTGACGTAGATGCAGTTGGCGCCGTAGCCTTCCATGAGCTTGGCTTGCTTGACGAGACCTTCGGCGCTGTTCATGTGGCTCATCATGAGGAAGCCGACGGTATCCATGTCGAGCTTGCGGGCCATGGTGATGTGCTGCTCGGAGACATCGGCCTCGGTGCAGTGGGTGGCGACACGGATGGTGTTGACGCCGAGTTCGCGCGCCATCTTGAGGTGATCGACGGTGCCAATGCCAGGCAGCAGCAGGGCCGAGACCTTGGCCTTCTTCATCTTGGGAATGACGGTGCCGAGGTATTCTTCGTCGGTATGGGCCGGGAAGCCGTAGTTGACCGAGGAACCACCGAGGCCGTCGCCGTGGGTGACTTCGATCAGCGGGATGCCGGCTTCGTCGAGGCCGGTGGCGATGCTGACCATCTGGTCGAGGGTCATCAGGTGACGCTTGGGATGCATGCCATCCCGCAGGGTCATGTCGTGGACGGTAACGGTCTTGCCTTTGGCGGTCATGATTATTTTCTCCGTATCAGTTGGAACCGCAACCGGCCAGTTTGGGGGAACCGGTAGCAACCCTGGGTTCGAGGGTGAGGCGACCAGCAATAATTTCTTCGGCGAACATTTCGGCGGTACGGGCACCGGCAGCAGTCATGATGTCGAGGTTACCGGCGTAGGTCGGGAGGAAATCCCCGAGTCCGGTGACTTCCATGTAGACGGACACACGGTTGCCGTCGAATACTGGACCGTTGACCAGGCGATAGCCCGGCACGTATTTCTGGACTTCCTTGATCATGGCGTGGATGGATTCAGTTATTTTTTCCTGATCAGGCGCGGTTTCGGTCAGGCAATGCACGGTGTCGCGCATGACAAGCGGTGGTTCGGCCGGGTTGATGATGATGATGGCCTTGCCTTTTTTGGCGCCGCCAACCTTTTCGACAGCACTGGCGGTCGTGCGGGTGAATTCGTCGATATTCTTGCGGGTGCCGGGGCCGGCGCTCTTCGAAGAGACAGTGGCGACGATTTCGCCGTAAGCGACCGGCTGGACACGGGAGACGGCTGCAACCATCGGGATGGTGGCTTGTCCGCCGCAGGTGACCATATTGACGTTCATTTCGCGCTTGCCGACGTGCTCGACGAGGTTGACCGGCGGCACGCAGTAGGGGCCGATGGCCGCCGGCGTCAGGTCGATCATCAGGACGCCGAGCTCATTGAGCTTACGACTATTCTCGGCATGGACGTAGGCGCTGGTCGCATCGAAGGCGATCTGGATGCTATCGGCGAGGACATGCGGCAGGAAGCCATCGACGCCGGTGGCACAGGTCTTGAGGCCCATGTCGGCGGCGCGCTTGAGGCCTTCGGATTCGGGGTCGATGCCGATCATCCACACCGGTTCGAGGAAGGGGCTGCGCTTAAGTTTGTACAGAAGATCGGTGCCGATGTTGCCCGGGCCGATCAGGGCGCACTTAATCTTGTTCATCAAAACTCCAATTCATAAAGCATAGATTTAACATGCACATATACACAATTCTTTTGGGGGTGGCGTTATTTGCATGGCACGTCCCTCTGCAAACTTAGCCTATTGGAAATCAGTATTGCTGAGGAATACCGCAACACAAGGAGCGGCATAGTGACTTAGTGGCATCCAATAACCCCACGTCAATGGCTATCCAGTCAGACAAAGGAGACGGAACAACTACCGATACCTCCAATTGCCACACGATAATGGTCGCCTGCATGAACACTAAACATACTCGCAAGCGCCCCAGAAAGAATAATTTCTCCTGCCTTAAGTGGAATTCCCAGGCCACCAAGTGTATTCCCCAACCAAACTACAGCATTGATAGGAGACCCCAACGCCGCCGCCCCTGCTCCTGTCGCCACAATCTCACCATTCTTTTCCAAGACCATGCCACAAGTTGTTAGATCAAGCTTCCTCGGATCGGCCATGGTGTTTCCGAGCACGAATAGGCCGCAGGAAGCGTTGTCTGCGACCGTATCCTGTATCTGGATTTTCCAGTCCCGAATACGCGAATCGACAATTTCAAAGCAAGGCATAACAAAATCGGTAGCCGCAAGGACTTCGGCTGCGCTGATTCCTGGCCCCATCAAGTCGCGCTTTAACACAAAGGCAATTTCGCCTTCAATTTTTGGCTGAATAAGCGATTCAATTGGAATGCGCGCTCCGTCACTGATAGACATTCCATCGAGCAAATACCCGAAATCAGGCTGATAGACCTTGAGCAGATCCATTACAGGCCGACTTGTGATTCCAATTTTCTTTCCAACAATTCTCTCTCCTGCTTTTTGGCGGCAGGAAATCATCCGTAACTGAATCCTGTAAGCGTCATCAATTGAGATACTGGGATAACGGTTGCTCAAAGGCTCGAGCATTCTTTTTGCACATAATGCGTCGTAAAGCTCGTCTCCCAGCTTGGTGACAATATCTTCATCCATCATGCCATTCAATCTCCTATTCGGAACTTTAGTAAATCCACCGTCTGCCGTCATAGACCGCTAGCTTTTGTTTAGAAAATCACACAGCTCTCACTTTGTCCTAAAGGCGTTTTCCTATCCCCCCCAAACATCTGAAAATCCACCGTTTGGGAAGAATAGTTTGATCACACGCTATTTTTGTTTCCGGAGCGACTTGTGCCCCCACATGGCTGTGCGACTGTGGCGGGTCATTGTCCAGTTGCAATCGTCAACAGCACGAGCGCCCCAACCAAATTCCATTTCGAATCCTGATGGCGTCCGGGCATAAAATGAAACCATATGGTCGTTTACATGTCTGCCAATAGTGGTGGTCAGGTAGCTATTGGGCTTTTCTTCTGCAACTCCAAGATTGGAATCGGTAGTTTGGTCATCAAAACCGTCCAAACGATCACATGCATGCCCAACGTCATCCAGCGTGGCGGCTTGGAGCATGAAATGGTGGATGCGCTTAGGCATGGGGGCTTCAGCGATTGCCATGGTATGGTGACGTCCATTACAATGCAGAAAGTGGCCACGTACCGTCATATCCGGACCTAAAGGAATATCGATTACGTCCGACAATTTGAAGCCAAGCACGTCAACGTAAAATGACAAACCCTTGACAACATCTGGAACGGCATAAAAATAGTGCCCCAACCCTTGCTCTCCCGTTTGAAAGCCTGTTACGCCCGTTGGCGAAACAAAGGGTTTTTCGTAGGAATCCCCCGCGCCATAGAAGATTTCTATTTGCATGCCGAACGGGTCTTTGAAGGCAATCAGATCAAGCACATCGCGCTTTTTCGCGAGATCGCCAACATCGCTTATGATTTTTACTCCAGCTTCCTGAAGTCGGACACGCATTTTTTCTAGAGCGCTAGGATTAGCAACTTCAAATCCTGCGAATGCCAGATCATCCAAGTCGCCTTGTTCTACGCCAATACGCCAGCTTCTCGAATCCATTCGAAAACGGGCCTGTTCATCTGTTGAGCATGGCGTTTCCATCAAACCGGCCAGCTTGGTGAGATACCGCCGCCATTCCGGAACATCGTTTACGGAAAACCCCATATAACCCAATGCCTTGATCTCCATCCTATTTCTCCTTGGTTGGTTATGAATCACTTCTGTAGTTTCAGTTTCTCTTCAAGATCTTTGCCACCAACTGCAGAGAAGAGGCCGCGAACGCCCATCCCACCGTCGTAGTTGAGAACAGCGCCGGTGGCTGGAGCTGCATCTCCGTGGTTGGCAAAAAATACATACGCTCCGGTGTACTCCCTCACATCGGGCATTCGACCAATTGGGAGGACGGATTCAAGTAATTCGCTAAGCGGAATACTCGAAATGGAACGATCCCCCATGCCCAACGATTGCGGGCCGCGTAAATCCGTTGCCATGCCTCCAGGCGCTACACCATTGACGCGGACATAGGGAGCCAGTTCATAAGCAAGCTCTTTTACAACACCAATCAGTGCATGCTTCGATGCGGTATATAGCGGGCCGCCGCCATTGGGATAAAAGCCAGCATTTGAAATCGTGAATATGACCCCCCCCCGACTCGAAACGAGATAAGGAAGAGCAGCCTTCACCGCGAGGAGACCGGATTTGACATTGATATGAAAGATTTCGTCGAAAGACTCATCGATCCTTTCGTCTGGGATATCCACCAACGGGGTGTTGTAATCCCAGATTCCAACATTGGGAATCAGAGTATTGATCTTTCCAAAGGAATCCACGCACCGCTGGACTGCGGTTTTATTGTCAGCCAGCAAGCGGGCATCACCCGCGACTCCGATCACCCGCCCTGGATGCATCGACTCTAGCTCTTGGATGCCTTTCTCGCATCTGTCGAGCACCCCCACCTTTGCACCTTCCGTAACGAAGCGTTCGACGAGCGCACGACCAAGCCCAGATGCACCGCCTGTAATAAAGACAACCTGATCTTTCAGATTCATCTTGCTATCTCCAAATTGAAGCGCGACATACATTCCATATTTTGTCCGTAGTCATCATCTAGGCGGTTACGGTTCGCGCCGCATTCCCCTTGAGTAGTTCGCGGATGCTTATTTCCGTATCAGCGAGGTGGTCAGGCACTATCTCTATTTCGGACATCACTAAACGGCTTACGCCACCGAAGTCCTTGGTCGCATTAATCGCCACCGCAGCCAGCGCCTTGCCGTCCAAGACCCGGAACAGCACGGTTTGCTGATTGGGTTCGAACTCGCCACGCTGCACATATTCACCGGGTCCCTGCATATCCCCAATCATCTGGATGCGGTGCCCTGCGATCTCGGTCCACGATGTAGCGACTTGGGGCACCGGATTGTATTCGCCTAGCATCGCGGCTACCGCCGCTTCCGCCTGTTGCTGCGAGTTGATATAGGTCTCTAGCGCGCGGCGGCCCCCGTGCCTTAGGGGCCACACAGCTACGTCGCCAGCGGCGTAAATATCGGGCGATGATGTTTGTCCGCACGCATCGACCACTACGCCTTGATTGCAGGCGACGCCAGCTGCCTTCAACAGGGTATCTTCCGGATCGCCGCCAATGCTGGCCAATACGAGTTCGGCTTCCAACTCTCTGCCATCAGCAAACACCAGCGAACGCACACTGCGTTCACCGCTAAGATGCGAAATATGCGCATTCAATTCGATTCGAACGCCCATTGCCTCGAGTTGCTCGCGGCACCACGCGCCAACTTGCCGGCCTAGAACGCGCGTCAGTAACTCATCGGCGCATTCCAGGATCGTGACTTCAAGTCCCGCTTTGCGCGCGGAGGTAGCCACTTCACAGCCGATCAGACCCCCACCGATAATTACGAGGGATTTCGCCGCCGTGAAGGCCTGGCGTAACGCGGCGCAATCCGCGAAGTTGCGAAGGCTGAACACGCCTTCCAGATTGCCGCCAGGAATAGACAGCTTGCGCGGTCGCATTCCGGTGGCGAACAAAAGCCGGTCGAAGTCCAGGCTCAAACCTGAGTGCAGGGTTACAAGGCGCTCCTTGGCGTTGATCGCAAATACGGGGTCGCCCAGATGCAGTTCAATCCCTTCGCTCTCAAACCAAGCGGCCTCCATCAGCAGAGGCGGAGTCTCCTGCGCCCCCCCCTAGAACCCCTTTTGACAATGATGGGCGATCATAGGGCAGCCGGGATTCGTTGCCGATCAGATGAATCCGTCCGGCATATCCCCTTGCGCGAATGGCGCGCGCAGCCGTTGTCCCGGCGTGTCCCGCGCCAACAATGACGATACTCTTGATCATTGGACAATATCTCCGGCGCTAAAATCGATGTACACAGCATTTCCTTCTACATGTATCGGAAAGACTTTCAGCGGTTTAGTCGGTGGATATGCTTTGACTTTTCCTGTCCGAACGCAGAATTTCCCGCAGTGCAGCGAACACTCAACGACATCCCCGTCCAAGTACCCTCCCTCGGACAGAGACCAATCGCCGTGAGTGCAACGATCTTGTGTTGCAAATAGCTCTCCGTCCACATTGAAGATCGCGACATCGAATTCTTCGCCGGAAATTTTGAGCGCTTCGCCGACAGGGATATCACTAACCTCACAAACTTTCTCAAAACTCATAATTCTTCACCTCGTAGATTGGACTTAACTTTTGAATCCGCTCAATTTTTTTCTGCATCAACAGCATGGGCTTGGTTCAAGCGGTCGCCTACCTGGCGCCAGAGGCTGATTCCCCATATGATCCACACCAAATGAATAGCAAGTGTAGTAAGCCCAAACCACAGGGTCTCGCCACTTAAGACTATGCTATAGACATCCCACATTGCGTCAAAAATCTCGATGAGCACAACGACAGGAATAATGCCTGCATAGCGAATGGGTTCGCGCAGGGCCCAAAGGGCAAGCACACCCACAGCGCCAAGCTGCATCCCGACCACGAGCCATGCATCCTGAAGCAGCATCATGAGTTCCCCTTGAAAGCCATTCGCGACAGAGGGGTACATCAGCATCAGGACGGCAGCACTACGGGCAGGAAGCAGTCCCAAAAAATTTAGTAAATAAAAGATGCCGATTGCAGCCAGGAAACGGCGGATTGCTTTATCGTTCATTGCTTCCTCCTGAACGACAGGATTCACACCCCAGGTGCGAACCCTGTCGTCGGTTCTCCGATACCCCAGCCTTAGAAGAACATGCTCAGATTGTTGGCCGTGATCGTGCCTTGATCGAGCAATACTGTGCGCTTGTCGATCTTGAAACCCAGACCATCATTTACCCGCAGGAGAATATCGCGACGCTCCCCGACGTAAATGTCAGTCATTCGTTCAAGACGATTGCGATAGCACAAGAAGGCGGAACTCACTTCGAGCTTCTCAGCTGACACTTCGCGCACAATCACATTAGTGATCATGTGACGGGATCGGGAAGGGGGGTCTTCGGTCCAGTTAAGGCCTGACAACCTGCCACGGATACGGGCAGTCAATCGACTGTGGTCTTCGTCGAAGTGGGCGTTACATCCCGGACCGTAGTATTCCAGGTTCGAATTCTTTGTGGTCTGAGTGGTCCGAATTGGAACCCAATAATGGATGTCCTCAGTGAGCAGGGTTAACCATTCTTGATATTTACGATGATCAAGAAGTTGCGCTTCCCGATAGTAAAACTGTTCGACTGCGTTTTGGAGCTCAAGACTCACAGGCTTTTCGAGATAATTAAACGGTTGTGTCAATTCTATGGACATGGAACGTCTCCATTATTTCGTTTGGATCGACGTTTCGGCAGGTCTGGCCTGACGAGTAGATCTATTTGGTTAGTGCGGCAGGGATAACGACTTGGGCGGCGGTTAATTACGGCCTGAGGGTTTCCCAGCTCGGCTCGGACATCATGCGGCTCCAGTGGTGATACATACCGCGCGCAGCCTCCTCACCATAGACATAACTGGTCTTCCCGGGGAAATCCGGATTGTTTGCATTAGGCTTACCGACCCCCATTGAGGCGCAGAACGGTCGACTGCGGGCCATATGCCCCCGCAAGACACGCTGTACTTCAACCCAGTTTTCACCATCGTCCTGCTCGTAGGTTCCGCCCTGGTTGAAGGTCATGATGTTCATTCGGCGATATTCGTCCTTGATTTCTGCGGGGGCATCAGCATCAACAACAATGAACGACCAGACTTCGAGTTCGTTCGGTCCACGTGGATGCCAAGTACGAACAGTATTGATGCCCGGCAGGAATGAACAGGTCGGGAAAATTGTCATGTGTTGCGCAACCATGCGGTTAGCTGGCAGTTTGTTGCCAAGCCGCACCTGTGCGCGTTCAGCGGCCGGACCCTTTGTCCAATAGTCCACAACTTTTGGCCCCATAATTGCGTACAGCAGGGAGAAGTCGTCATTGAACCATCCCGTTCCATGGCCACCCCACGCCGCGCGGAATTGGTTCCCAGTAACAGGCAGCTTTACGTCGGATAGGTCTTGATCGGGACGTAGGCTGGAAACGACCCCGGCCACATGCGACATGGTGCACGCGTGATACATGTCGCTACAAAACTGTTCCGCGGCAAATTTCCAATTGCATGGAATGACGGTCCGCTGCATCCCGGTAATCACTTCGGTGCCAGCTTCGGTGCGATCAAACATCACATCCATGTATGGAGTGGCGTCACTGAGATAGTCAATCAAGGGCGGCGCTTTTGCATCCCAGTTGGCAAATACCAAGCCCTTGTAGGTATCTACCCGCGCCTGCAGCGGACCCCAGTCGGCTTTTTCGAAACCACAGTCCCCTTCTTTCTTGTCACAGAAGGCTTCCTTTTCAAACGGAACATTGACAAGATTGCCTGCGATGTCGTAGGCCCAGCCGTGATAGGTGCAAGTAAAGGACTTTGCATTACCATAAGTTGAGCGCTCAATGACCATCCCACGGTGACGGCACTGATTCAGAAACACTTTGATGGAGCGATCCCTTTGGCGAACCACGATAACCGGGTCTTCGCCCATATACGTCGTGATGTAGTCACCTGGATTTGGAATATGCCCCTCGTGGCAAACCAGCAGCCACGAACGAGCGAAAATCCGTTCTAGTTCCAGTTCATACAGATCCTGGTCACTGTAGATACGTGGGTCAAGCAGCCCTAGTTCTTCGTCGACGAGGCCACGAATCTCCTCGGGACTCCACTTTCGAGAAAGCCTAATCGTGGCTTGTGAAACTTCGTTCATTGACGAACTCATATTTATCTCCTCAATTGCCCTTGGTGAAGAGCTGTTAAACGCACCTATAAATTTAGCTTGCGGCGTAGGTGCTTCACCGCAGCAATGCAAACTGCCGAACTACACTGACCGACGACTCAATG is drawn from Azoarcus sp. DN11 and contains these coding sequences:
- a CDS encoding acetaldehyde dehydrogenase (acetylating) encodes the protein MMNKIKCALIGPGNIGTDLLYKLKRSPFLEPVWMIGIDPESEGLKRAADMGLKTCATGVDGFLPHVLADSIQIAFDATSAYVHAENSRKLNELGVLMIDLTPAAIGPYCVPPVNLVEHVGKREMNVNMVTCGGQATIPMVAAVSRVQPVAYGEIVATVSSKSAGPGTRKNIDEFTRTTASAVEKVGGAKKGKAIIIINPAEPPLVMRDTVHCLTETAPDQEKITESIHAMIKEVQKYVPGYRLVNGPVFDGNRVSVYMEVTGLGDFLPTYAGNLDIMTAAGARTAEMFAEEIIAGRLTLEPRVATGSPKLAGCGSN
- a CDS encoding VOC family protein: MEIKALGYMGFSVNDVPEWRRYLTKLAGLMETPCSTDEQARFRMDSRSWRIGVEQGDLDDLAFAGFEVANPSALEKMRVRLQEAGVKIISDVGDLAKKRDVLDLIAFKDPFGMQIEIFYGAGDSYEKPFVSPTGVTGFQTGEQGLGHYFYAVPDVVKGLSFYVDVLGFKLSDVIDIPLGPDMTVRGHFLHCNGRHHTMAIAEAPMPKRIHHFMLQAATLDDVGHACDRLDGFDDQTTDSNLGVAEEKPNSYLTTTIGRHVNDHMVSFYARTPSGFEMEFGWGARAVDDCNWTMTRHSRTAMWGHKSLRKQK
- the dmpE gene encoding 2-oxopent-4-enoate hydratase; translated protein: MDEDIVTKLGDELYDALCAKRMLEPLSNRYPSISIDDAYRIQLRMISCRQKAGERIVGKKIGITSRPVMDLLKVYQPDFGYLLDGMSISDGARIPIESLIQPKIEGEIAFVLKRDLMGPGISAAEVLAATDFVMPCFEIVDSRIRDWKIQIQDTVADNASCGLFVLGNTMADPRKLDLTTCGMVLEKNGEIVATGAGAAALGSPINAVVWLGNTLGGLGIPLKAGEIILSGALASMFSVHAGDHYRVAIGGIGSCSVSFV
- the bphB gene encoding cis-2,3-dihydrobiphenyl-2,3-diol dehydrogenase — protein: MNLKDQVVFITGGASGLGRALVERFVTEGAKVGVLDRCEKGIQELESMHPGRVIGVAGDARLLADNKTAVQRCVDSFGKINTLIPNVGIWDYNTPLVDIPDERIDESFDEIFHINVKSGLLAVKAALPYLVSSRGGVIFTISNAGFYPNGGGPLYTASKHALIGVVKELAYELAPYVRVNGVAPGGMATDLRGPQSLGMGDRSISSIPLSELLESVLPIGRMPDVREYTGAYVFFANHGDAAPATGAVLNYDGGMGVRGLFSAVGGKDLEEKLKLQK
- a CDS encoding BphX family protein is translated as MNDKAIRRFLAAIGIFYLLNFLGLLPARSAAVLMLMYPSVANGFQGELMMLLQDAWLVVGMQLGAVGVLALWALREPIRYAGIIPVVVLIEIFDAMWDVYSIVLSGETLWFGLTTLAIHLVWIIWGISLWRQVGDRLNQAHAVDAEKN
- the dmpG gene encoding 4-hydroxy-2-oxovalerate aldolase, with amino-acid sequence MTAKGKTVTVHDMTLRDGMHPKRHLMTLDQMVSIATGLDEAGIPLIEVTHGDGLGGSSVNYGFPAHTDEEYLGTVIPKMKKAKVSALLLPGIGTVDHLKMARELGVNTIRVATHCTEADVSEQHITMARKLDMDTVGFLMMSHMNSAEGLVKQAKLMEGYGANCIYVTDSAGHLLPEGVKERLGAVRAALKPETELGFHGHHNLAMGVANSIAAIEVGANRIDAAAAGLGAGAGNTPMEVLIAVCSLMGIETGVDVAKITDVAEDLVVPMMDFPIRIDRDALTLGYAGVYGSFLLFAKRASAKYGVPARDILVELGRRGMVGGQEDMIEDTAITMAKDRSIASA
- a CDS encoding non-heme iron oxygenase ferredoxin subunit; protein product: MSFEKVCEVSDIPVGEALKISGEEFDVAIFNVDGELFATQDRCTHGDWSLSEGGYLDGDVVECSLHCGKFCVRTGKVKAYPPTKPLKVFPIHVEGNAVYIDFSAGDIVQ
- a CDS encoding aromatic ring-hydroxylating dioxygenase subunit alpha, with product MNEVSQATIRLSRKWSPEEIRGLVDEELGLLDPRIYSDQDLYELELERIFARSWLLVCHEGHIPNPGDYITTYMGEDPVIVVRQRDRSIKVFLNQCRHRGMVIERSTYGNAKSFTCTYHGWAYDIAGNLVNVPFEKEAFCDKKEGDCGFEKADWGPLQARVDTYKGLVFANWDAKAPPLIDYLSDATPYMDVMFDRTEAGTEVITGMQRTVIPCNWKFAAEQFCSDMYHACTMSHVAGVVSSLRPDQDLSDVKLPVTGNQFRAAWGGHGTGWFNDDFSLLYAIMGPKVVDYWTKGPAAERAQVRLGNKLPANRMVAQHMTIFPTCSFLPGINTVRTWHPRGPNELEVWSFIVVDADAPAEIKDEYRRMNIMTFNQGGTYEQDDGENWVEVQRVLRGHMARSRPFCASMGVGKPNANNPDFPGKTSYVYGEEAARGMYHHWSRMMSEPSWETLRP
- a CDS encoding aromatic-ring-hydroxylating dioxygenase subunit beta, whose translation is MSIELTQPFNYLEKPVSLELQNAVEQFYYREAQLLDHRKYQEWLTLLTEDIHYWVPIRTTQTTKNSNLEYYGPGCNAHFDEDHSRLTARIRGRLSGLNWTEDPPSRSRHMITNVIVREVSAEKLEVSSAFLCYRNRLERMTDIYVGERRDILLRVNDGLGFKIDKRTVLLDQGTITANNLSMFF